Proteins from a genomic interval of Bifidobacterium longum subsp. infantis ATCC 15697 = JCM 1222 = DSM 20088:
- a CDS encoding universal stress protein, which translates to MINDKAILVGVDGSHASYKATWWAANYAKHAGLTLQIVCAYSLPSYAAVSFDATYTAMGDDNAAHSDAQEILSKAKAIADEQGVEAATLIVTGDPASVFVELSRNYNLIVIGNRGKGGLAERLLGTTSSSLPAYAYCPIVVVPYTDDDGNLMHLNNTITKVAVGSDESKWGLKALDIAADFATCWGAELDVISAVPNMKGVDGEDAVMESYKDDLEVRIKPLQESHPDLKINKRIVSGPAVSALTKASYDHDVVVVGSRGRGGFTGLLLGSTSQGLLQHAAGPVYVVPRKYVEAAESRLDTVPSSPAEIPTKSLEEIAGVEEIPVSAAEPEVAQQIEKTIDPDRQ; encoded by the coding sequence ATGATTAACGACAAGGCCATTCTCGTCGGCGTTGACGGGTCGCATGCCAGTTACAAGGCAACATGGTGGGCCGCGAATTATGCAAAGCACGCGGGGCTGACGCTGCAGATCGTCTGCGCATATTCCCTGCCGAGCTATGCCGCCGTTTCGTTCGATGCCACCTACACGGCGATGGGGGACGATAACGCCGCACATTCCGATGCTCAGGAGATTCTGTCCAAGGCCAAGGCCATCGCAGACGAGCAGGGCGTCGAAGCCGCCACACTGATTGTTACCGGAGATCCGGCATCGGTGTTCGTCGAACTGTCGCGTAACTACAATCTGATCGTCATCGGCAACCGTGGCAAGGGCGGTCTGGCCGAGCGTCTGCTGGGCACCACGTCCTCGTCGCTGCCGGCATACGCCTACTGCCCGATTGTGGTGGTGCCGTACACCGATGATGACGGTAACCTGATGCACCTGAACAACACAATCACCAAGGTGGCTGTCGGCTCCGACGAATCCAAGTGGGGTCTGAAGGCACTGGATATCGCCGCTGACTTCGCCACATGCTGGGGTGCGGAACTGGACGTGATTTCCGCTGTGCCGAACATGAAGGGCGTGGATGGCGAGGACGCCGTCATGGAGTCCTACAAGGACGATCTTGAGGTGCGGATCAAGCCGTTGCAGGAATCGCATCCTGATCTGAAGATCAACAAGCGGATCGTTTCCGGCCCGGCCGTCAGCGCACTGACCAAGGCCAGCTACGATCACGATGTGGTTGTTGTCGGTTCCCGTGGTCGTGGCGGCTTCACTGGCTTGCTGCTGGGCTCCACCAGCCAGGGACTGCTGCAGCATGCGGCCGGCCCGGTGTACGTGGTGCCGCGCAAGTACGTTGAGGCCGCGGAGTCTCGGCTCGACACCGTACCGAGCTCGCCCGCCGAGATACCCACCAAGTCGCTGGAGGAGATTGCCGGCGTCGAGGAGATTCCGGTGTCCGCAGCCGAGCCCGAAGTCGCCCAGCAGATCGAGAAGACCATCGATCCCGATCGCCAGTAA
- a CDS encoding C40 family peptidase yields MTNVKNIISTSVAVIATGAMFACVAPFASADSAQTSAVVSSRSFPKTSSVKKNLFAEATSTSVDKNSKWGGIETLDVPQTESQAEKEAAAAAAAQKAADEAAAAQSAAAAAASRSEQRASIPQVDLGKMTGTGAELASFSLKFQGYPYVAGGNTPAGWDCSGFVQYVFSQFGISLPRTSGAQATVGTPIASLADAKPGDILANGTHAAIYIGNGQVMNAMNPVQGTAVSGVSVFGGAGYSIRRVM; encoded by the coding sequence ATGACGAACGTTAAGAATATTATTTCCACATCAGTGGCGGTTATCGCCACGGGTGCTATGTTTGCATGCGTAGCCCCGTTTGCCTCTGCCGATTCCGCGCAGACGAGTGCTGTGGTGTCCTCACGTTCTTTCCCGAAGACGAGTTCGGTGAAGAAGAATCTGTTCGCCGAAGCCACCTCCACTTCGGTTGACAAGAACTCTAAATGGGGTGGCATTGAGACTCTTGATGTGCCACAGACCGAGTCTCAGGCCGAGAAAGAAGCTGCTGCTGCGGCGGCGGCTCAGAAAGCCGCTGATGAAGCTGCGGCAGCCCAGTCCGCTGCTGCTGCGGCAGCCAGCCGCTCTGAACAGCGTGCGTCGATTCCACAGGTTGACTTGGGTAAGATGACTGGCACTGGCGCTGAGCTTGCTAGCTTCTCACTGAAGTTCCAAGGCTATCCGTATGTTGCCGGCGGCAACACTCCGGCAGGATGGGATTGCTCTGGTTTTGTACAGTACGTCTTCTCCCAGTTTGGCATCTCCCTGCCGCGAACCTCTGGTGCTCAAGCCACTGTGGGTACTCCGATCGCAAGCTTGGCGGATGCCAAGCCGGGTGACATTCTTGCGAATGGTACTCATGCGGCCATTTACATCGGTAACGGACAGGTGATGAATGCTATGAACCCGGTGCAGGGAACGGCAGTAAGCGGCGTTTCCGTATTCGGTGGAGCTGGATATTCCATTCGCCGCGTGATGTGA
- a CDS encoding CHAP domain-containing protein: MKHASHKATTVSRQKFSLAKALFASGKGSHSVRAVRAVQSAGSDAVVLGLDPAIAEKINEIAPQTRRSIREAARAAEHRSHILASASLAALVGTAAGALAFSNTEDAANPFVADPATTTTQIKRISDVTAASRSEARMDLSSSSVTAQSTNEGGWGLSNSDSTLDAKLMNRNNANNPVVSALMDVDGDAVPAGFNPNHAVGTNSNNYPWGQCTWYAYQRRAELGLPSSGNFGNGGEWAASASALGYWVDNTPRHVGDAVVFAPGQANADGTYGHVAVLEKINADGSIEISESNAKGLGVISTRTFSAAEAGKLQYVHY, translated from the coding sequence ATGAAGCATGCTTCGCATAAAGCGACCACGGTCTCGCGCCAGAAGTTCAGCTTAGCGAAGGCACTGTTTGCCTCCGGCAAGGGTTCTCATTCCGTTCGTGCTGTGCGTGCGGTGCAATCCGCTGGTAGCGACGCTGTTGTTTTGGGGCTTGATCCGGCCATTGCCGAGAAGATCAACGAAATCGCTCCCCAGACTCGTCGTTCCATTCGTGAGGCCGCTCGTGCCGCTGAACACCGTAGCCATATTCTTGCCTCGGCCTCACTGGCTGCTCTGGTCGGCACGGCCGCAGGCGCTCTCGCGTTTTCCAACACTGAAGACGCCGCGAACCCGTTCGTGGCTGATCCGGCCACGACGACCACGCAGATTAAGCGCATCAGCGATGTGACTGCGGCTTCTCGTTCAGAAGCACGTATGGATTTGAGTTCATCCTCCGTTACCGCACAGTCCACCAATGAAGGCGGTTGGGGGCTGAGCAATTCAGACAGCACCTTGGACGCCAAGCTGATGAATCGCAATAATGCGAACAATCCTGTGGTGTCGGCTCTCATGGATGTCGATGGCGATGCTGTGCCGGCTGGCTTCAACCCGAACCATGCCGTTGGCACCAACTCCAACAACTATCCGTGGGGTCAGTGCACGTGGTACGCGTACCAGCGTCGTGCCGAACTGGGACTGCCTTCCAGCGGCAACTTCGGCAATGGTGGCGAGTGGGCGGCGTCAGCTTCCGCTCTGGGCTATTGGGTGGACAACACTCCTCGCCATGTCGGTGATGCTGTGGTGTTCGCTCCTGGCCAGGCCAATGCCGATGGCACGTACGGCCATGTTGCCGTTCTGGAAAAGATCAATGCCGACGGCTCCATTGAGATCTCCGAATCCAATGCCAAGGGATTGGGCGTGATTTCGACCCGTACGTTCAGCGCCGCCGAAGCCGGTAAGCTCCAGTACGTTCACTACTGA
- a CDS encoding NlpC/P60 family protein — protein sequence MKTRTVASSIVAAIVSCACLFMFVPTATAAEGVTVTSTKSFPSYTQVRKDLTTEATATSVEDNADWGGIENLDVPQTESQAEKDAAAAKKVAEEEAKKQAEAEAQATRDQANAASRNESRSSVTYSDASGSVSAGAAASVDRAYSLIGQSMDCTALVSQALAARGINFHGWPEEYVNVPGGHVVTDGSLQPGDILIYANTGGWNGGAHYDHVALYVGNGQAVHGGWNGHSVALASAMTEKLTIVVRIP from the coding sequence ATGAAGACTAGAACTGTAGCTTCTTCCATTGTTGCCGCGATTGTCTCCTGTGCTTGCTTGTTTATGTTTGTTCCTACGGCAACTGCAGCTGAGGGTGTTACTGTGACTTCCACCAAGTCCTTCCCCTCGTATACCCAGGTGCGCAAAGATCTGACGACTGAAGCCACTGCCACGAGCGTTGAGGACAATGCTGATTGGGGTGGCATTGAGAACCTCGATGTGCCGCAAACGGAATCTCAGGCGGAAAAGGATGCCGCAGCGGCCAAGAAGGTTGCCGAAGAGGAGGCCAAGAAGCAGGCGGAGGCCGAGGCTCAGGCGACTCGGGATCAGGCCAACGCCGCGAGCCGTAATGAGTCTCGCTCTTCTGTTACTTATTCCGATGCCAGTGGTTCGGTTTCCGCTGGTGCCGCTGCTTCCGTTGACCGTGCCTACTCGTTGATCGGACAGAGCATGGACTGCACCGCATTGGTCAGTCAAGCGTTGGCGGCCCGTGGCATTAACTTCCACGGTTGGCCTGAAGAGTACGTCAATGTTCCTGGTGGCCACGTAGTTACAGACGGGTCCCTGCAGCCGGGCGATATTCTGATTTATGCCAACACCGGTGGATGGAACGGTGGTGCACACTACGATCATGTGGCGTTGTATGTCGGCAACGGTCAGGCGGTCCATGGTGGATGGAATGGCCATAGCGTGGCTCTCGCTAGTGCCATGACCGAAAAGCTCACCATCGTGGTGCGTATCCCGTGA